Genomic DNA from Thiosocius teredinicola:
GAAGACCGGCAGCTGCCTGCCGATCCCCTCGCCGACAAGGTCATCGTCAACGGCGCCGTCCCCGACGAAGCTTCGCGTGCAGCGATCGTCGGACGTTTGCGTTCGCTGTACGGCGTCTCCAACGTCATCGATCAACTCGAAGTCGGTGGTGTTACACCACCACCCAATTGGACCAACTATGTAACCGGGGCGCTGACCGACAACCTCACGCAGGTACACGAAGGTCAGTTGAACATTGACGGAACCCGCGTCGAATTGCTGGGTTCGGTCGATAGCGAAGAACTGCGAAGCAAAGTCGCTACCGATATCGCGGCGGCGTTGAACGAGACCTATACGGTCGAGAACGCATTGGCCGTCAACGGCAATTCGCAGACGGTGCTGGACGATACGCTCGCCGATCGCGTGGTCGAGTTCAACGTCGGCAAAGCCACGCTTACCAACGAAGGTCAACAGATCCTCGACGAGATCGCCACTGCGATGGACACGTTGGGCAACCCCCAGATCCAGGTCATCGGCCATACCGACAGCACCGGCAACCGTCTCGCCAACATCGGGCTAAGTCTCGCGCGCGCCGATACCGTCAAGGCCTACCTGGCAAACAAGGGAATTCCGGAAACGCAGATGACGGCGCTGGGCGCAGGCCCGGACCATCCGATCACCAGCAACGATACAGCGGAAGGGCGAGCAAAAAATCGTCGTATCGAGTTCCGCATCGTGAAGTGATCAACAGCGGATCAGAGTTATGGACCTAGAAACACTTCTCCAACCGATCAACGCCGACTCACCGAGCGGCGAAGACATGAGTTTCTCCGTCGAGTTCGACGCCATCGCCGAAGCACGGCGCTTCGACGACCCATCGCTCAATCAGGGCGAATGGGTCACCGACCTCAAACAGGCCGACTGGGCCGAGGTTATTCGTCTGTGCTCCGAGCTGCTTGCCCACCGCACGAAAGACCTGCGTCTGGCCGTGTGGTTGACCGAAGCAATGGCCAAGACGAACGGCATTGCGGGACTTGCCCACGGTCTCGAACTCATCAAGAACCTGTGCTCTACGTTCTGGACAGATCTGCATCCGGTACCTGACGACGACGGCGATCAGGAACAACGCGTCGGCAACCTGGAATGGTTGATCGCACGCGCCGAGAGCCTAGCGCGCGAGATGCCACTGACGCTTTCAAGCAAAGGCGCCTATTCGACCGCCGACTTGGAAAGCGCGATGAATCTCGCCAAAGCGATCGAACGCAATCCCAGCGATGCCGAGAACCTGCAAGCCAACGCCCGCGTCTCTCAGGGGGATTTCGATGCCGCGCGCGAGGATACGCCGGGCAATCAGTTCGTCGAATGGCGCGACCGGACACGCGACGCCCTGCAGGCCCTGTCGAGCCTGCAGCAACTGGTCGACGACTTGCTCGGTACCGATGCTCCGGGATTCGGCGCTGCGCGCAACGCGCTCGAGTCCTTGGAGCACACGCTCGGCCGATTCGCCGTTGCCGCCGGTGTCGGCGATACCGCGGATGCCGAT
This window encodes:
- a CDS encoding OmpA family protein, with amino-acid sequence MNTLSKHLIGAALTLITLSAAAAEDRQLPADPLADKVIVNGAVPDEASRAAIVGRLRSLYGVSNVIDQLEVGGVTPPPNWTNYVTGALTDNLTQVHEGQLNIDGTRVELLGSVDSEELRSKVATDIAAALNETYTVENALAVNGNSQTVLDDTLADRVVEFNVGKATLTNEGQQILDEIATAMDTLGNPQIQVIGHTDSTGNRLANIGLSLARADTVKAYLANKGIPETQMTALGAGPDHPITSNDTAEGRAKNRRIEFRIVK
- the tssA gene encoding type VI secretion system protein TssA gives rise to the protein MDLETLLQPINADSPSGEDMSFSVEFDAIAEARRFDDPSLNQGEWVTDLKQADWAEVIRLCSELLAHRTKDLRLAVWLTEAMAKTNGIAGLAHGLELIKNLCSTFWTDLHPVPDDDGDQEQRVGNLEWLIARAESLAREMPLTLSSKGAYSTADLESAMNLAKAIERNPSDAENLQANARVSQGDFDAAREDTPGNQFVEWRDRTRDALQALSSLQQLVDDLLGTDAPGFGAARNALESLEHTLGRFAVAAGVGDTADADTSSLSDTPTDEQHSNIATGAPPMSGPLQNRTQALQQLRQVADFFRRTEPHSPVAYLADKAAQWGEMSLHEWLKTVVKDDGALAHVEELLGIPAPYSSDDQYG